A window of the Brassica napus cultivar Da-Ae chromosome A2, Da-Ae, whole genome shotgun sequence genome harbors these coding sequences:
- the LOC106391997 gene encoding F-box protein At1g67340-like yields the protein MLPSRKTKRDFYSAGAGDCIFAPVRKRRRCVSSSPISSAPETKAGSDLLDSIPEDLVVSILRRLASTSRSPADFINVLMTCKRLNSLATCPLVLSRLSRKAFAVKAQNWSEAAHRFLKRCVDAGNLEACYTLGMIRFYCLQNRRNGASLMAKAAIRSHAPSLYSLAVIQFNGSGGSKNDKDLRAGVALCARAAFLGHVDALRELGHCLQDGYGVPQNVSEGRRFLVQANARELAAVLSSGVKSHRSWLALSQPQISNPNQSHGCPLLSDFGCNVPAPETHPANKFLADWFAVRGGDSLGDGLRLCSHGGCGRPETRKHEFRRCSVCGVVNYCSRACQALDWKLRHKVDCAPMEQDAAYDGEGNVQIDGDHVLVVPMS from the exons ATGTTGCCGTCAAGAAAAACCAAGAGAGATTTCTACTCCGCCGGTGCCGGAGACTGCATCTTTGCGCCGGTACGGAAACGACGGCGatgtgtttcttcttctcccatTTCTTCGGCGCCGGAAACTAAAGCAGGATCCGATTTGCTAGACTCGATCCCCGAAGATCTTGTTGTTTCTATCCTTCGTAGACTTGCTTCCACATCTCGAAGCCCCGCTGATTTCATCAACGTTTTGATGAC ATGTAAGAGATTAAACAGTTTAGCTACGTGTCCTCTTGTTCTGTCGAGATTGTCTCGAAAAGCGTTCGCCGTAAAAGCTCAAAATTGGTCGGAAGCAGCTCACCGGTTTCTTAAACGCTGCGTCGACGCCGGAAATCTCGAAGCTTGCTACACTCTCGGAATG ATTCGGTTTTACTGTCTGCAAAACAGAAGAAACGGCGCGTCGCTGATGGCAAAAGCAGCGATCAGATCACACGCGCCGTCGTTATACTCTTTAGCCGTGATCCAGTTCAACGGGAGCGGCGGTTCCAAGAACGACAAGGATCTTCGAGCCGGAGTAGCTCTATGTGCGCGTGCGGCTTTCTTAGGACACGTTGACGCGCTACGTGAGCTTGGTCACTGTCTCCAAGATGGTTACGGTGTTCCACAGAATGTCTCAGAAGGCCGGAGATTCCTCGTTCAAGCCAACGCTCGTGAACTCGCCGCCGTTTTATCTTCCGGAGTCAAATCTCATCGATCGTGGCTCGCTTTATCACAGCCTCAAATCTCTAATCCTAACCAAAGCCATGGTTGTCCGTTGCTGAGCGATTTTGGATGCAATGTGCCGGCGCCGGAAACACATCCGGCGAATAAGTTTTTAGCGGACTGGTTCGCTGTTAGAGGCGGAGATTCCCTCGGAGATGGGTTGAGGTTGTGTTCTCACGGCGGATGTGGACGGCCGGAGACGAGGAAACATGAGTTCCGGAGGTGTTCTGTTTGTGGCGTTGTGAATTACTGCTCACGCGCTTGTCAAGCGCTTGACTGGAAACTACGACATAAAGTGGATTGTGCTCCGATGGAACAAGATGCAGCCTATGACGGAGAAGGCAACGTTCAGATTGACGGTGATCACGTATTGGTGGTGCCTATGAGTTAA